Proteins encoded by one window of Modestobacter marinus:
- a CDS encoding citrate synthase, whose protein sequence is MSETANTPDVALRWPGGELPLRVIPSTEGSEGIDTSKLLATTGQVALDIGFVNTASCTSEITYIDGDQGILRYRGYPIDQLAGKASFLEVSYLLIYGELPTADQLAEFDQGIRRHTLLHEDLKQFFKGFPRDAHPMPVLSSAVSALSTFYQDSLDPFDSKQVEISTLRLLAKLPTIAAYAYKKSVGQPFLYPDNSLGLVENFLRMTFGFPAEPYEADPELVKALDMLFVLHADHEQNCSTSTVRLVGSSHANMFASVSAGINALFGPLHGGANQSVLEMLEAIKRDGGDIERFVARVKDKEPGVKLMGFGHRVYKNYDPRAALVKATADTVLDKLGGNNELLDLARQLEEIALSDDYFVERKLYPNVDFYTGLIYRAMGFPTRMFTVLFAIGRLPGWIAQWREMIEDPATKIGRPRQVYTGPAERSFVEIAER, encoded by the coding sequence ATGAGCGAGACAGCGAACACCCCAGACGTAGCCCTGCGCTGGCCCGGCGGCGAACTGCCGCTGCGGGTCATCCCCTCGACCGAAGGGTCGGAGGGCATCGACACCAGCAAGCTGCTGGCCACCACCGGCCAGGTCGCCCTGGACATCGGGTTCGTGAACACCGCGTCCTGCACCTCGGAGATCACCTACATCGACGGTGACCAGGGCATCCTGCGGTACCGCGGGTACCCGATCGACCAGCTGGCCGGGAAGGCCAGCTTCCTCGAGGTCTCCTACCTGCTGATCTACGGCGAGCTGCCGACGGCCGACCAGCTGGCGGAGTTCGACCAGGGCATCCGGCGGCACACCCTGCTGCACGAGGACCTGAAGCAGTTCTTCAAGGGCTTCCCCCGCGACGCGCACCCGATGCCGGTGCTCTCCTCGGCGGTCAGCGCGCTGTCGACCTTCTACCAGGACTCGCTGGACCCGTTCGACTCCAAGCAGGTGGAGATCTCCACGCTGCGCCTGCTGGCCAAGCTGCCGACCATCGCCGCCTACGCCTACAAGAAGTCGGTCGGGCAGCCGTTCCTCTACCCGGACAACTCACTGGGCCTGGTGGAGAACTTCCTCCGGATGACCTTCGGGTTCCCGGCCGAGCCCTACGAGGCCGACCCGGAGCTGGTCAAGGCGCTGGACATGCTCTTCGTCCTGCACGCCGACCACGAGCAGAACTGCTCGACCTCGACCGTCCGGCTGGTCGGTTCCTCGCACGCCAACATGTTCGCCTCGGTCTCCGCCGGCATCAACGCGCTGTTCGGCCCGCTGCACGGCGGGGCCAACCAGTCGGTGCTGGAGATGCTGGAGGCGATCAAGCGCGACGGCGGCGACATCGAGCGCTTCGTCGCCCGGGTGAAGGACAAGGAGCCCGGCGTCAAGCTGATGGGCTTCGGGCACCGGGTCTACAAGAACTACGACCCGCGCGCCGCCCTGGTGAAGGCGACCGCCGACACGGTGCTGGACAAGCTGGGCGGCAACAACGAGCTGCTCGACCTGGCCCGCCAGCTCGAGGAGATCGCCCTCTCCGACGACTACTTCGTCGAGCGCAAGCTCTACCCGAACGTCGACTTCTACACCGGCCTCATCTACCGGGCGATGGGCTTCCCGACCCGGATGTTCACCGTGCTGTTCGCCATCGGCCGGCTGCCGGGCTGGATCGCCCAGTGGCGGGAGATGATCGAGGACCCGGCCACGAAGATCGGCCGCCCGCGCCAGGTCTACACCGGCCCGGCCGAGCGTTCCTTCGTGGAGATCGCCGAACGCTGA
- a CDS encoding NlpC/P60 family protein, translating into MPAPRAHAPASPPRAQSTAGRPARKAPARKPPARKPATRTTARQPTGRKPAPRTAAGRRPTPGRRRPPPRRGRTPGATQRWWYRLAVVSAATLALIGVLAVTAQPPTEAGQVPAPAAAGLAESTAATLADAAARHRAALSEAERLTAQAQQARDAGAAALAVVAADRDAVGLHAAAAYRRSPAERWPLAQLSVHSPGSTPEVLHAQGLAEQLTEQQDASVARAARAAVQAAQQTDLAAAADAGAAQARSRADAVLTEVRAIVADLDPTVSAQWAALSASPADAGQQTRNAAALAGWQDHLGRLAAAGVTPPPAATLTDPDALPAGLAVLRDAAGAPVPGVATTYAAGGTLTVLPAETVAAVSAAFAQLGRPYLVGQHGPDGYDCGGLTATAWAQGGIGLPTDLAGQWAQGTPVPVGQLQVGDLVFRTDPRSGLDDVGLYLGGTSVLSASADRRQVAVRELADLSTAVRVTVPPATPAPLPVSGPVPAACSAPLPAPGSASGPASGAWGGWANGQIPADQLCTIGGGHRLRCDAAAAYRAMSAAYAQTFGAPLCITDSYRSLGAQVDVHHRKPGITAVPGTSNHGWALAVDLCGGINRFGTAEAAWMRLNAGHYGWLQPDWAQAGGQNPEPWHWEYGVLS; encoded by the coding sequence GTGCCCGCACCACGTGCGCACGCTCCTGCGTCGCCGCCCCGGGCCCAGTCCACCGCCGGCCGGCCCGCCCGTAAGGCCCCTGCCCGTAAGCCGCCTGCCCGGAAGCCGGCCACCCGGACGACCGCCCGGCAGCCCACGGGGAGGAAGCCGGCGCCGCGCACGGCTGCCGGTCGCCGCCCGACCCCCGGACGTCGCCGGCCTCCGCCGAGGCGCGGCCGCACCCCCGGTGCCACCCAGCGCTGGTGGTACCGGCTGGCCGTCGTCAGTGCCGCCACCCTCGCCCTGATCGGCGTCCTGGCCGTCACCGCCCAGCCGCCCACCGAGGCCGGCCAGGTGCCCGCCCCGGCCGCCGCCGGCCTGGCGGAGTCCACCGCCGCGACCCTCGCCGACGCCGCTGCCCGCCACCGGGCCGCCCTGTCCGAGGCGGAGCGGCTCACCGCCCAGGCACAGCAGGCCCGGGACGCCGGCGCGGCCGCGCTGGCCGTCGTCGCCGCCGACCGGGACGCCGTGGGGCTCCATGCCGCCGCGGCGTACCGGCGCAGCCCGGCGGAGCGCTGGCCCCTGGCGCAGCTCTCCGTCCACTCCCCCGGCTCGACGCCGGAGGTGCTGCACGCGCAGGGCCTGGCCGAGCAGCTGACCGAGCAGCAGGACGCCTCGGTCGCCCGCGCCGCGCGGGCCGCCGTGCAGGCGGCGCAGCAGACCGACCTCGCCGCCGCGGCCGACGCGGGCGCGGCGCAGGCGCGCAGCCGGGCCGACGCGGTGCTCACCGAGGTCCGCGCGATCGTCGCCGACCTCGACCCGACGGTCAGCGCCCAGTGGGCCGCGCTGTCGGCGAGCCCCGCCGACGCCGGCCAGCAGACCCGCAACGCCGCCGCGCTGGCCGGCTGGCAGGACCACCTGGGACGGCTGGCGGCCGCGGGGGTCACCCCGCCCCCCGCCGCGACCCTGACCGACCCAGACGCCCTGCCGGCCGGGCTCGCCGTGCTGCGCGACGCCGCGGGCGCGCCGGTGCCGGGCGTCGCCACCACCTACGCGGCCGGCGGCACGCTGACCGTGCTGCCCGCCGAGACCGTCGCCGCGGTCAGCGCCGCCTTCGCCCAGCTGGGCAGGCCCTACCTCGTCGGCCAGCACGGGCCCGACGGTTACGACTGCGGTGGGCTCACCGCCACGGCGTGGGCGCAGGGCGGCATCGGGCTGCCCACCGACCTGGCCGGCCAGTGGGCCCAGGGCACGCCCGTGCCGGTCGGGCAGCTCCAGGTCGGCGACCTGGTGTTCCGCACCGACCCGCGCAGCGGCCTGGACGACGTGGGCCTGTACCTGGGCGGCACGAGCGTGCTCTCCGCCTCCGCCGACCGCCGGCAGGTGGCGGTGCGCGAGCTGGCCGACCTGAGCACCGCCGTCCGGGTGACCGTGCCGCCGGCCACTCCGGCACCGCTGCCGGTCAGCGGCCCCGTCCCGGCGGCGTGCAGCGCACCGCTGCCCGCCCCGGGCAGCGCCTCCGGGCCGGCGAGCGGGGCGTGGGGTGGCTGGGCCAACGGGCAGATCCCGGCCGACCAGCTCTGCACGATCGGGGGCGGGCACCGGCTGCGCTGCGATGCGGCGGCCGCCTACCGGGCGATGTCCGCGGCCTACGCGCAGACCTTCGGCGCCCCGCTGTGCATCACCGACTCCTACCGGTCGCTGGGCGCGCAGGTCGACGTCCACCACCGGAAGCCGGGGATCACCGCGGTGCCGGGCACCTCGAACCACGGGTGGGCCCTGGCGGTCGACCTGTGCGGCGGGATCAACCGCTTCGGCACCGCGGAGGCCGCGTGGATGCGGCTCAACGCCGGGCACTACGGGTGGCTGCAACCGGACTGGGCCCAGGCGGGCGGGCAGAACCCGGAGCCGTGGCACTGGGAGTACGGCGTCCTGAGCTGA